The DNA segment ACTTTGCCAGCATATCACTGGTAGCACCCGTTGCCACCCCAACGTTCAAAATTTTAAGCGGGCTGCCTTTATATATATTCCTGCGAACATAATCCTCCAATATTTGGGCACGCACGGTAAACCACCAATGCCCGCGTTCTAGAGTGTAATACTCTTTGTAGTAGCGTTTATCCATTTTGAGGGTGCAATTTATGCCCTGATTTTTAGGATTGGTAAGGATTTTTAGGATTTTTCATCCTGTCGCTCTTTTTTTGCGGTTAAAGTTAACTCATTAGCTATTTATTTATGATTTACGAAGAGACCACTCATACGATTATCGGATGCTGCATGACAGTTCATTCAAAGATAGGCTGTGGTTTTCAGGAAGTGATTTACCAAAGGGCGTTGGCAATTGAGCTTACTAAAAACAACGTTTCTTTTGTTAGAGAAAAGGAAATGAAGATTTTTTACGACGAAACTGAAATTGGAACCCGTCGCGTAGATTTTCTGATTGATGATATAATATGCTTGGAATTAAAAGCCGTAGGAGCATTTGAGGATTATCATTTTGTGCAAGCATTGAATTATCTTGAAGTTTATAACCTGCCTATGGGTTTACTTATTAATTTTGGAGCAAAGAGTTTAGAGTTTAAACGGATATATAATAAAAAACACCCCTTAAACAAAAAATCCTTAAATCAACCCAATCCCTAATAATCAAGGTAAACCGGATGGTAAAAAAAGAAACTCCCAAAAAAGAAACTGCCGCAGCTACTGTTGGCCAACAAGAGGGCTTTGGCAGTAAAGAGTCGCATTTGTGGATACTTACTGCCGCCGCATTGGTGGGCTTTTACTTTTACTCCACCAAATCTGTAGGGTTTTATCAGGACGATGAGATTGCCCACTTTATGAGTATGCTGGGCTTTTGGGACGACCCTACCAGCGTAATGGGTAACTGGGCAAAACCCGGCTACAAGCTGCTGTACGCCTTGCCCGCCTTATTGGGCTATAAGTTTGTAGTATTGTTTAACTGCGCCATAAGTGCCTTGGGATGCTGGCTGGCTGCTAAAACTGCCCAGCATTTTAATAAAAAAGCGGCTGTGCTTGCCTTTGTATTAGCTGCCCTACAACCTGTTTGGATTGAAATTTCTTTCCGCAACTACGCCGATATACTTTCGGGCGTATTGCTCATCGGCTCCGTTTATCTGGCTTTAAAAGAGAAATGGCTGTTTAGCTCCCTGTTGCTTTCGTATGATGTGTTAATCCGCCAAGAACTTATTCCCTTAGCCCTTTTAATGGGCTTGTATCTGTTAATTAAGCGCAAGTGGGTGCCTATGATTGCTTTGGGTGTTTTCCCGCTTCTATACGCTTTGTGGACACTTAGTGCCAAAGGTGATTTTTGGTACATGATTACTGAAGCTGCTGCCACATCAGCAGCCTATGCTAAAGAATATCCCAAACAAGGATTGGAGCATTACATATTAATGTCGGCAGTAGTTTTTGGAGCTATCCAAATAGCATTGCTCGCCGTAGCCACCTATCAAATACTTAAAGCCGCAGTATCAAAAGGATGGTTGAAAAGCAAAGACTCAGAAGTATTGT comes from the Bacteroidota bacterium genome and includes:
- a CDS encoding GxxExxY protein, with amino-acid sequence MIYEETTHTIIGCCMTVHSKIGCGFQEVIYQRALAIELTKNNVSFVREKEMKIFYDETEIGTRRVDFLIDDIICLELKAVGAFEDYHFVQALNYLEVYNLPMGLLINFGAKSLEFKRIYNKKHPLNKKSLNQPNP